The sequence TGATCCGCTAAAGGAGAATAGGCCCTCAAACCACTGATCCTTAGCCAAGTAATAGTACAATtttcaactcttttttttttttttttttttttttttttttttttttttttgtttttttttttttttttttttttttttttttttttttttttttttacacacaattTTTAGTCCTATCAGGAAAattggaaatatttaaaatattatcataaactttTATGTTATGTATGGAAGATCtatgtaatttaaacaatattACTAGATGCACAcactatatctgtgtgtgttcgttacatgtatatattagtacTGTTGTTTAGACTGCATTGTTATTTGCCGCACATAAAATAagtttattaaaatgttttaaataatattaaaattttccttttatagatTAAACATTTTGTTTCCAAAGGAGTTGGAAATTGTACTCTTACTTGGCTACATACCAGCAGGGTGCCCTAAAGGCAATTAATTTCTCGCAAAGTTTCAAGTTAAACCATGAAAGGgttaacatcatttaaatgtgaatttatgatattttgaaaatgaatctCATATGGGATGACATTTAAAGATACAAGGTGTTATTTGCCGAAAAGAAttcttcttttatcttcaatacttctGGAGacattagcatttgaatagcgctAAGGACTAATGCAatcattaaaacatcatttaaatgtgaatttatgatgttttagaaataaatcttatatgggataaaATTTGAAGATGTAGGGTTTTATAtgctgaaagaagttttcttgtaTCTTCAATACATTTGGGGACATTAGTATTTAAAACGCGTTAgggccgggccgccagaaatgagtccgtttccagtaagacttcccTTCGACCATAACCACTTCAATATGCATGAGGCTGTGTCTGCAACATAATTATTTTCTACCTTTGTAAACTCGTGCtgcataacttgaataattgcttCACATGTCTCTGGGATTATATGCCCCAAGGGACGACTTGTCGCAAATAGGTGAAGTGTGTCCAGCAACCTCACAGTGATTTAGGTTGtctcacacgtgtgtgtgtgtgtgtgtgtgtgtgtgtttttgtaagaAGGGACACATTGATAATAATTCCATGTCAGTCTGCTTGTTCATTCTCTGTTAAATAAACCAGTCACCAAGGTCTAGTTTCAATTAAATAAACAATCGTGAGATAATTCATTCATCttcttcaaccatagttcaaGTCAGGTTCTCCTTTTTTGCTGGCGCTTTCCAATTTCTGGTGCAAGAGTGCAGTCTATACCGACATCGCTGAGCGGAGCGGCCATGTCCTCACACTACCAGGTTTCGGCAAACTGGAGCGAATCCGAGCGTTTATGGGCAACACAGATACCGTAGTAagaacggaacctgatccgcTGGTCATATCGTCCATGGGGCCCCTTGGAATCAACGTCTTCAGTGATCGCCATCATCACCATAATTCTACTCACCATCATCATAATTttactcatcatcatcataatatgactcatcattatcatcatcataatcttaagcatcattatcaccatcattacCATAATCTtactcatcatcataataatcatactCATCTTCATCATAATCCTAATcctcatcatcattatattaagcatcatcatcatcaccataaacctactcatcatcatcataatcttaAGCATCATCATCACACAatcttattcatcatcatcatcatcatcatcatcatcatcatcataatcctaCTCATCATCATAATCTCACCATC is a genomic window of Macrobrachium nipponense isolate FS-2020 chromosome 31, ASM1510439v2, whole genome shotgun sequence containing:
- the LOC135206766 gene encoding uncharacterized histidine-rich protein DDB_G0274557-like, producing the protein MGNTDTVVRTEPDPLVISSMGPLGINVFSDRHHHHNSTHHHHNFTHHHHNMTHHYHHHNLKHHYHHHYHNLTHHHNNHTHLHHNPNPHHHYIKHHHHHHKPTHHHHNLKHHHHTILFIIIIIIIIIIIIILLIIIISPSSLP